GCCGGCGAGGGCGTACTTCAGATATTCGAAGCGGTGGACCATGGCGGCCAGCGCGAAGTAGAGGGCGCGCAGGCCCAGCACGGCCATGATGTTGGCGGTGAAGACGATGTAGGTGTCCGTGGTGATGGCGAAGATGGCCGGCACCGAGTCCACCGCGAACACGAGGTCCGCCACATTGATCACCACCAGCGCCAGGAACAGGGGCGTCGCCCACAGCACCACCCGGCCGGTGACCGGATGGGGACGGCGCACGAAGAAGCGCTGGCCGTGCAGCTCGGGCGTCACCCGCATCCGCCGCGAGAGGAAGCGGATGGCGGCATTGTCGGTGACGTCGCTCTCCCCGCCGCCGGCGAACAGCATCTTGAGGCCGGTGACCACGAGGAAGGCGCCGAACAGCAGCAGCACCCAGTCGTATTCCTGCACCAGTGCCGCGCCCACGCCGATCATGATGCCGCGCAGAACCAGCACCGCGATGATGCCCCACACCAGCGCGCGATACTGATAGGCGCGCGGAATGGCGAAGTAGCCGAAGATCATCGAGATGACGAAGACGTTGTCGATGGAGAGCGCCTTCTCGATGGCATAGCCCGTGAAGTACTGGAGGCTCGCCTCCGCGCCCATGGACAGCCAGATCCAGCCGCCGAAGGCGATGGCGACGGCGATGTAGAAGGCGGAAAGCTTGAGGCTTTCGGCGATGCCGATCTCCTTGTCGTCCTTGTGCAGGACGCCGAGATCGAAGGCGAGCAGCGTGAAGACGATGGCGAGGAAGCTCGCCCACAGCCAGGCGGGCTTGCCGATCACCTCCATCGCAAGGAGGCTCATCAGGGTGTCCATGGGTCTCTTTTCCGGATGTACGGGCGCGACGCCGCGACCCGCGGCGGCACGCAGCCACCGCAGGCCGCGGAACCGGCCTTGATGTTCAAGGGATGAAGAGGACCGACATGGCGGCGGAATGCGCCGTCAGAGGGGCCCGGGCCTCCGGGGAGTGAACGGGAACCCGACCTGGTTACGAGGCAATCAGATCGGAACGTGCTCCAGGCTCAAAGCGCGGGCTTGAGGACAGGACCCGCGAAACGGCGCCTGCGGACGACCATCACCGGGGCGAAACCCTCGCGCCGGATGTAGTCGATCTGGTCCCGCAGTT
The Azorhizobium caulinodans ORS 571 genome window above contains:
- a CDS encoding TerC family protein — its product is MDTLMSLLAMEVIGKPAWLWASFLAIVFTLLAFDLGVLHKDDKEIGIAESLKLSAFYIAVAIAFGGWIWLSMGAEASLQYFTGYAIEKALSIDNVFVISMIFGYFAIPRAYQYRALVWGIIAVLVLRGIMIGVGAALVQEYDWVLLLFGAFLVVTGLKMLFAGGGESDVTDNAAIRFLSRRMRVTPELHGQRFFVRRPHPVTGRVVLWATPLFLALVVINVADLVFAVDSVPAIFAITTDTYIVFTANIMAVLGLRALYFALAAMVHRFEYLKYALAGVLVFIGIKIFWSHFFGKLDPAISLSVTLAMIAGGVLFSLWKTRQVGKTA